The following proteins are co-located in the Myroides profundi genome:
- a CDS encoding transketolase family protein translates to MKKYTNTGSKDTRSGFGAGLTELGQKNENVVALCADLIGSLKMDDFKKNHPERFFQVGIAEANMIGLAAGMTIGGKIPFTGTFANFSTGRVYDQIRQSVAYSEKNVKICASHAGLTLGEDGATHQILEDIGLMKMLPNMTVINTCDYNQTKAATLAIAEYDGPVYLRFGRPVVPNFMPADEKFVIGKAVMLNEGTDVTIVATGHLVWEALIAAEELEAKGISAEVINIHTIKPLDEEAILKSVAKTGCVVTAEEHNFLGGLGESVSRVLALNNPLPQEFVAVQDTFGESGTPEQLMEKYGLNAAAIVEKAQLVINRKFKR, encoded by the coding sequence ATGAAAAAATATACAAATACAGGAAGTAAAGATACACGTTCAGGATTCGGTGCAGGACTTACTGAATTAGGACAAAAGAATGAGAATGTAGTAGCATTATGTGCTGACTTAATCGGTTCGTTAAAAATGGATGATTTTAAAAAGAATCACCCAGAGCGTTTCTTCCAAGTAGGAATTGCTGAAGCGAATATGATCGGACTAGCTGCAGGTATGACTATCGGAGGTAAAATTCCTTTTACAGGAACTTTTGCTAACTTCTCTACAGGACGTGTTTATGATCAAATTCGTCAGTCTGTTGCATACTCTGAGAAGAATGTGAAGATATGTGCTTCTCACGCTGGATTAACACTAGGTGAAGATGGTGCTACTCACCAAATCTTAGAAGATATCGGATTAATGAAGATGTTGCCTAATATGACTGTAATCAATACATGTGATTACAACCAAACTAAAGCAGCTACTTTAGCTATTGCTGAGTATGATGGACCTGTTTATTTAAGATTTGGACGTCCAGTAGTGCCTAACTTTATGCCTGCTGATGAGAAATTCGTTATTGGTAAAGCTGTAATGTTAAACGAAGGTACAGATGTGACTATCGTAGCTACAGGTCACTTAGTATGGGAAGCTTTAATCGCTGCTGAAGAGTTAGAAGCAAAAGGAATCTCTGCTGAGGTAATCAATATTCATACTATCAAACCTCTAGATGAAGAGGCTATCTTAAAATCAGTAGCAAAAACAGGATGTGTAGTTACTGCTGAAGAGCACAACTTCTTAGGAGGTCTAGGAGAAAGTGTATCTAGAGTATTAGCTTTAAATAATCCATTACCACAAGAATTCGTAGCTGTACAAGATACTTTCGGTGAATCTGGTACTCCAGAGCAATTAATGGAGAAATATGGTTTAAACGCTGCAGCTATCGTTGAGAAAGCACAGTTAGTAATCAATCGTAAATTCAAAAGATAA
- a CDS encoding transketolase, with translation MKPNTQQLTELTTQVRRDILRMVHAVSSGHPGGSLGCAEFLVTLYQKLMDRKEGFNMDGTEEDIFFLSNGHISPVFYSVLSRSGYFPVSELATFRKINTRLQGHPCTHDRLPGVRMASGSLGQGLSVAVGAAQAKKLNKDNHLVYVLMGDGELQEGQNWEAIMYASAKKVDNVIATVDLNGKQIDGPTDDVLNLGSMKAKFEAFDWEVIEIEKGNDIDSIVAGYELAKTKTGKGKPVCVLLKTEMGNGVDFMMNTHAWHGKAPSDAQLEEALKQNPETSFGDY, from the coding sequence ATGAAACCAAACACACAACAATTAACAGAGTTAACTACTCAAGTAAGAAGAGATATTCTTAGAATGGTACATGCTGTAAGTTCTGGACACCCAGGAGGATCTTTAGGATGTGCAGAGTTTTTAGTGACTTTGTATCAAAAGTTAATGGATAGAAAAGAAGGGTTTAATATGGACGGAACAGAGGAGGATATCTTCTTCTTATCTAATGGACATATTTCACCAGTATTTTATAGCGTATTGTCACGTAGTGGATATTTTCCAGTAAGTGAATTAGCTACTTTCAGAAAAATCAATACGCGTTTACAAGGACATCCATGTACTCATGATAGATTACCAGGAGTGCGTATGGCGTCAGGTTCATTAGGACAAGGTCTTTCAGTAGCAGTAGGAGCAGCTCAAGCTAAAAAATTAAATAAGGATAATCACCTTGTTTACGTTTTAATGGGAGATGGTGAGCTACAAGAAGGACAAAACTGGGAGGCTATTATGTATGCATCTGCTAAGAAGGTGGATAATGTAATCGCTACTGTAGATTTAAACGGAAAACAAATCGATGGGCCAACTGATGATGTATTAAATTTAGGTTCTATGAAAGCTAAGTTTGAAGCATTTGATTGGGAGGTTATAGAGATAGAGAAAGGAAACGATATTGATTCAATCGTGGCTGGATATGAATTAGCAAAAACTAAAACAGGTAAAGGAAAACCTGTATGTGTATTACTAAAAACAGAAATGGGTAATGGAGTAGACTTCATGATGAATACACATGCATGGCATGGTAAAGCTCCTAGTGATGCACAATTAGAAGAAGCTTTAAAACAAAATCCAGAAACATCATTCGGAGATTATTAA
- a CDS encoding phosphocholine-specific phospholipase C, which produces MSTTRRDFIKKSALFSSGLFFAEAMPASIQRAFDIKAPEGSTFLDAEHIVFLMQENRSFDHCFGTLKGVRGFNDPRAMRLKDGLPVWFQSDIHKNIYGPFRLDIENTKVTWMGGLPHSWKDMVEARNEGKMDNWLIAKRPGNAEYKDLPLTMGYFSRADIPFYYALADAFTVCDQHFCSSLTGTSANRSYFWAGAIREKPRDPNSIAHVDNGQINYKDVSWTTYPERLEKANVSWKVYQNELSIPVGFDWHAESWLANFTDNNLEFYKQYNVRFHKAHYDYMVLKLERLKGSLSDKTLAKDKIQEVKGKIQQLEKDIDLYSPSKFEALSEFDKAIHKKAFTTNTSDPDYHKLEQMTYMEKGVEKTMEVPKGDIFYQFRKDVDENKLPMVSWLVAPCNFSDHPSAPWFGAWYLSEAIDILTKNPEVWKKTIFVLTYDENDGYFDHIAPFVPPLTTDKTMGKVAKGMDTQDEWVTKEQERVRTGKPDSQLASPIGLGYRVPMIIASPWTRGGWVNSEVLDLTSTIQFLEYFIEKKTGKQVIEENISSWRREVCGNMTSVFQSERDLREVNLDFVDRNDYIARIMNAKEKKVPGDFNAFTKKEVLGSKHWTLLSKFPKQEEGIKKACALPYNLNANVKLAGSKTQLQMDFTVESNQLKNKVYAAPVQVYDMLGVSPSRGIWDFAVRDNEPMDYYWKVEDGDKYHYNVHGPNGFFRSFKGSKSNLDIYVEVFLHTDLSIAVKLKNNGVDTVNVALDNSLYLKKAMIIELPPNKEELLKWDYTGSNGWYDLMISCKEDKEWKQHYAGHIENGQSSITDPLMASLSK; this is translated from the coding sequence ATGAGTACAACAAGAAGAGATTTTATAAAGAAGTCCGCTTTATTTTCAAGCGGACTCTTTTTCGCAGAGGCTATGCCAGCATCTATTCAGAGAGCATTTGATATCAAAGCTCCTGAAGGATCTACATTCTTAGATGCAGAACATATTGTTTTCTTAATGCAAGAGAATAGATCTTTTGACCATTGTTTTGGAACTTTAAAAGGGGTAAGGGGATTTAATGATCCTAGAGCTATGAGACTTAAAGATGGTCTGCCTGTCTGGTTTCAGTCAGATATTCATAAAAATATTTATGGCCCTTTTAGACTTGATATAGAGAATACTAAGGTGACTTGGATGGGAGGCTTACCACATAGTTGGAAGGATATGGTAGAGGCTCGTAACGAAGGTAAAATGGATAATTGGTTGATAGCTAAACGACCAGGAAATGCTGAGTATAAGGATTTACCTCTGACTATGGGATATTTCTCACGGGCAGATATTCCCTTTTATTATGCTCTAGCAGATGCCTTTACAGTATGTGATCAGCACTTCTGTTCTTCTCTGACAGGTACTAGTGCTAATCGTTCTTATTTTTGGGCTGGTGCTATCCGCGAGAAACCAAGAGATCCCAACTCTATAGCTCATGTGGATAATGGGCAGATAAACTATAAAGATGTCAGTTGGACTACTTATCCAGAACGATTAGAAAAAGCGAATGTGTCGTGGAAAGTATATCAGAATGAATTAAGTATTCCTGTTGGGTTTGATTGGCATGCAGAGAGTTGGTTGGCGAATTTCACGGATAATAATCTAGAGTTCTATAAGCAATATAATGTGCGTTTTCACAAGGCTCATTATGACTATATGGTATTAAAGTTGGAGAGACTAAAGGGAAGCTTGAGTGACAAGACTCTCGCTAAAGATAAAATACAAGAAGTAAAAGGTAAGATACAACAACTAGAAAAAGATATTGATCTATACTCTCCTTCTAAATTTGAAGCATTAAGTGAATTTGATAAAGCTATTCACAAGAAAGCATTTACTACTAACACAAGTGATCCAGATTATCATAAGCTGGAGCAGATGACCTATATGGAGAAAGGCGTGGAGAAAACAATGGAGGTGCCTAAGGGAGATATTTTTTATCAGTTCAGAAAGGATGTAGATGAAAATAAGTTGCCTATGGTAAGTTGGTTAGTTGCACCGTGTAATTTTTCTGATCATCCTTCAGCGCCTTGGTTTGGGGCGTGGTACTTATCAGAAGCGATAGATATTCTAACGAAGAACCCAGAGGTGTGGAAGAAGACTATATTTGTGTTGACATACGATGAGAATGATGGTTATTTTGATCATATTGCTCCTTTTGTACCCCCACTGACGACAGATAAAACGATGGGAAAAGTGGCTAAGGGAATGGATACACAAGATGAGTGGGTCACTAAAGAACAAGAAAGAGTAAGAACAGGTAAACCTGATAGTCAATTAGCTAGTCCGATAGGATTAGGGTATAGAGTGCCTATGATTATAGCCTCGCCTTGGACTAGAGGAGGTTGGGTAAACTCAGAGGTGTTAGACTTGACCTCTACGATACAGTTCTTAGAATATTTTATCGAAAAAAAGACTGGTAAACAAGTTATCGAAGAGAATATATCTAGCTGGAGAAGAGAGGTGTGTGGTAATATGACGAGTGTATTCCAATCTGAACGTGACCTAAGAGAGGTAAACTTAGATTTCGTAGATCGCAATGATTATATCGCTAGAATCATGAATGCGAAAGAGAAGAAAGTACCTGGAGACTTTAATGCGTTTACAAAAAAAGAAGTGTTAGGAAGTAAGCATTGGACACTATTATCCAAATTTCCTAAACAAGAAGAAGGAATAAAGAAAGCATGTGCTTTACCTTATAACCTGAATGCAAATGTGAAATTGGCAGGAAGTAAAACGCAGTTACAGATGGATTTCACGGTTGAGTCTAATCAGTTAAAGAATAAGGTCTATGCTGCTCCTGTACAAGTATATGATATGTTAGGAGTTAGCCCGTCAAGAGGCATTTGGGACTTTGCGGTTAGAGATAATGAGCCTATGGATTATTACTGGAAGGTAGAAGATGGAGACAAGTATCACTATAATGTACATGGACCTAATGGATTCTTTAGAAGCTTTAAGGGAAGTAAGAGTAATTTAGATATTTATGTTGAGGTTTTTTTACACACAGATTTAAGTATTGCTGTAAAATTAAAAAATAATGGCGTGGATACTGTAAATGTTGCTTTAGACAATAGTTTATATCTGAAAAAGGCAATGATTATAGAGTTGCCTCCTAATAAAGAAGAGTTACTAAAATGGGATTATACTGGATCAAATGGTTGGTATGATTTAATGATAAGTTGTAAAGAAGATAAAGAGTGGAAGCAACATTATGCTGGTCATATTGAAAATGGTCAATCAAGTATAACGGATCCATTGATGGCAAGTCTGTCTAAATAA
- a CDS encoding SusD/RagB family nutrient-binding outer membrane lipoprotein encodes MKKYIKIAALALVVISMGSCQDLDKLSEDPNRVKEADPYLILPKVSKSAFALNGISKEYASRMIIQTDGENTSQYFKWNSSSFSAYQELLQVQKMMDEAKRTNKEEYIAVGHFLKARFFYELAITFGDVPYSEALLGEKKVPFPKYDKQEDVFVGVLKELELAASMIQNKPSIKGDIIYGGNTDKWKKLINSYQLKVLMSLSKKKTVGTIQVAEQFAKIYNAGNLLESNADSGQLMYFDQAGSRYPQFNSSSYGSSMYMSGTFINLLQDLKDPRLFSFAQQTSTALENGLPITDFSGYNGGDPTVPYAENEKLVQTKNISKIKNRYYLDPTNEPTSILSYSELQFILAEAAARNWIGGSAADFYNKAIEANFNFYGTYAKGMANYYTKDAFSNYINQPKVKYQIGSLNVQLKQILTQKYITMFHQSNWTIYYDHLRTGYPEFKIQEGITPPTRWIYPQTEYNRNQAKLQEALNSQFGGADNIRGITWWLK; translated from the coding sequence ATGAAAAAATATATAAAAATAGCGGCATTAGCTCTAGTAGTTATATCAATGGGGAGTTGTCAAGATTTAGATAAATTAAGCGAAGACCCTAACCGAGTAAAAGAGGCGGATCCTTATTTGATATTACCTAAAGTAAGTAAGTCTGCTTTTGCATTAAATGGAATTAGTAAAGAGTATGCTTCTAGAATGATTATTCAGACGGATGGAGAGAATACTAGTCAATACTTTAAGTGGAATAGTTCTAGTTTTTCAGCGTATCAGGAGTTGTTACAAGTACAAAAGATGATGGATGAAGCGAAGCGTACTAATAAAGAAGAATATATAGCAGTAGGTCATTTTCTTAAAGCTAGGTTCTTTTATGAATTAGCGATTACCTTCGGTGATGTACCTTACTCAGAAGCCTTATTAGGAGAGAAGAAAGTCCCTTTTCCGAAGTATGATAAACAAGAGGATGTTTTTGTAGGGGTTTTAAAAGAATTAGAATTAGCTGCTTCTATGATTCAAAACAAGCCATCTATCAAAGGAGATATAATCTATGGAGGAAATACTGATAAATGGAAAAAGCTAATAAACTCATATCAACTAAAGGTGTTGATGAGTTTGTCTAAGAAAAAAACAGTTGGTACTATCCAAGTAGCAGAACAATTTGCTAAAATATATAACGCAGGAAACCTATTAGAAAGTAATGCAGATAGTGGACAGCTTATGTATTTCGATCAAGCAGGTAGTCGTTATCCTCAATTTAATTCAAGTTCTTATGGATCAAGTATGTATATGTCAGGAACATTTATTAATTTACTACAAGATTTAAAAGATCCTAGGTTATTTTCTTTTGCACAACAAACGTCAACAGCATTAGAAAATGGTTTGCCTATTACAGATTTTAGTGGATATAATGGAGGGGATCCTACAGTGCCTTATGCAGAGAATGAAAAGTTAGTGCAAACCAAGAATATTTCTAAGATCAAAAACCGTTATTATTTAGATCCTACTAACGAGCCTACTTCTATATTGAGCTATTCAGAGTTGCAATTTATACTAGCTGAGGCAGCAGCTCGCAATTGGATAGGAGGAAGTGCAGCAGATTTTTATAATAAAGCGATAGAGGCAAACTTTAATTTCTATGGTACGTATGCAAAGGGAATGGCGAATTATTATACAAAAGATGCCTTTAGCAATTATATAAATCAGCCTAAGGTAAAGTATCAAATAGGAAGTCTGAATGTACAATTAAAACAGATTCTGACACAGAAGTATATTACTATGTTTCATCAATCGAATTGGACAATTTATTACGACCATTTGCGTACAGGATATCCAGAGTTTAAAATACAAGAAGGAATAACACCTCCTACAAGATGGATTTATCCACAAACAGAGTACAATAGAAATCAGGCTAAATTACAAGAAGCATTAAATAGCCAATTCGGTGGAGCTGATAATATTCGCGGTATCACTTGGTGGTTAAAATAA
- a CDS encoding SusC/RagA family TonB-linked outer membrane protein produces the protein MKQKLLFGIIVQFFCITLTYAQEKRTLQGSVVDESGVSLPGAPVYIKNKTDGTSTDLDGTFKIEVLDTDVLVFSFIGYNNKEVPVGVQQSIKVALDPEGSSLDEVIITALGISKAEKKVGYSTQKVDVARTQEVATPNMGSLLSGQVSGLQVSNAPGLLQGPKFSLRGKTPLVIVDNIPVDTDFYDIAPEDIADINVLKGTSASALYGSRGRNGAILITTKGAKKEGLEVTLTQNTMISAGFTVYPKTQKEYGNGSDGKYEFWDGKDGGISDGDMNWGPKFAPGVKIAQWNSPIRDKQTGQVINWYGNVEGTMYNDKSRYERVPIAWEYHDNLKEFLETGVNSRTSFSVANRGEKTSYRLGGEFNYNKDRVPNTSLYRGNLSFKSTTQLTEKLALDAKLTYANIYSPNIPNYDYNPSGHMYTVLIWMGSDVNGRDLKNNLWVPGMEGYRQANWNYAWYNNPWFGVENFKRIWNKDIVTGQMALRYDATDDLKFQGRASVVSSSNKEELQSPKSYFNYSASREGGFSINNIKNLKLEYDFLAMYTKDLTDFMSIDVNAGAASRYSQYNRSYSAADGLTVPGVYNLGNSTGPVTAENRLEKKAVNSVYGTVELDFFNAFFFTFAARNDWSSSLIKENRSYFYPSTSLSVLLSNLIEMPKQVDYLKLYTSWAQVSSDLDPYQLQSAYSPVTPSFNGNPMVSYPNSILDLSLLPEKSKSFELGLSSAFFNKRLNFDLTYYRVLDSNFLIKFPVSEASGFDNMLLNGNEYTTKGWELSLSGAVIKKDDFQWNSTVNWSTRERRITKIHGGAAKYGNLKLNDRADSYYDIEWMKAPDGQVILDAKTGMPTGNKQATKLGNFDPKWTLGWNNNFKYKKWNVNIGIDGIWGGVTRSQVVEKMWWGGKHPKSTQYRDQEYATGKPVFVPEGVNIISGELITDVNGNVISDTRQFQKHTGAVSWQSWAQNYPYRARVTEKENKLFANVFDRTYFKLRTLAISYDFTEMIKSKKITQLSASLTGYNLLIWKKSKGLYSDPDYEITTSNDIQDPSTRWVGLGVNIKF, from the coding sequence ATGAAACAAAAACTACTTTTTGGAATTATTGTCCAATTCTTTTGTATAACCCTTACTTATGCTCAAGAAAAGCGTACACTTCAAGGAAGTGTAGTGGATGAATCAGGTGTTTCTCTACCTGGCGCACCTGTTTATATCAAAAATAAAACAGACGGAACTAGTACTGATTTAGATGGTACTTTTAAGATAGAAGTATTAGACACAGATGTACTCGTATTTTCATTCATCGGATATAATAATAAAGAGGTACCTGTAGGTGTGCAACAGAGTATAAAGGTGGCTCTAGACCCAGAAGGCTCTTCTTTAGACGAGGTTATTATTACTGCTTTAGGTATCAGTAAAGCTGAAAAAAAAGTAGGATATTCTACACAAAAAGTAGATGTAGCTAGAACTCAAGAAGTAGCTACACCTAATATGGGAAGTTTATTATCAGGACAGGTTTCAGGATTACAGGTATCTAATGCACCAGGACTATTACAAGGACCTAAGTTTTCTCTTAGGGGAAAAACTCCTTTAGTTATCGTAGATAATATCCCTGTAGATACAGATTTTTATGATATAGCACCAGAAGATATAGCGGATATTAATGTACTGAAGGGAACAAGTGCTTCTGCTCTATATGGATCTCGTGGACGTAATGGGGCTATTCTTATTACGACTAAAGGAGCTAAAAAAGAAGGACTAGAAGTGACACTGACACAGAATACGATGATAAGTGCAGGATTTACAGTATATCCAAAAACACAAAAGGAGTATGGTAACGGATCAGATGGTAAATATGAGTTCTGGGATGGAAAAGATGGTGGTATCAGTGATGGGGATATGAACTGGGGACCTAAGTTTGCACCAGGTGTAAAAATTGCTCAGTGGAATAGCCCTATTCGCGATAAGCAAACGGGACAAGTCATTAACTGGTATGGAAACGTTGAAGGAACAATGTACAATGATAAGTCTAGATATGAGCGTGTGCCTATAGCATGGGAATATCACGATAACTTAAAAGAATTCCTAGAGACAGGAGTGAACTCAAGAACAAGCTTTTCTGTTGCTAATAGAGGAGAGAAAACATCTTATCGACTAGGAGGAGAGTTTAACTATAATAAAGATCGCGTACCGAATACGAGTTTATATAGAGGGAACCTTTCTTTTAAATCAACAACTCAATTAACAGAGAAGCTAGCATTAGATGCTAAACTTACTTATGCTAATATTTATTCTCCTAATATTCCTAATTATGACTATAATCCGAGTGGGCATATGTATACTGTCCTAATATGGATGGGATCAGATGTGAATGGGAGAGACTTAAAGAATAATCTATGGGTACCAGGTATGGAAGGATATCGTCAAGCGAACTGGAACTATGCATGGTATAATAACCCTTGGTTTGGGGTTGAAAATTTTAAGAGGATTTGGAATAAAGATATTGTGACAGGTCAGATGGCGCTAAGATATGATGCTACGGATGACCTGAAGTTTCAAGGAAGAGCTTCTGTAGTCTCTTCAAGCAATAAAGAAGAGTTACAGAGTCCTAAATCTTACTTTAATTATAGTGCTAGTAGAGAAGGTGGTTTTAGTATCAATAATATTAAAAACTTAAAACTAGAATATGATTTCTTAGCAATGTATACGAAGGATCTGACAGACTTTATGAGTATAGATGTCAATGCTGGGGCAGCTTCTAGATATAGTCAGTACAACAGAAGTTATTCTGCAGCAGATGGGCTAACTGTACCAGGTGTATATAATCTAGGGAACTCTACAGGTCCTGTGACAGCTGAGAATCGTCTAGAAAAGAAAGCTGTAAATAGTGTGTACGGTACTGTAGAGCTAGATTTCTTTAATGCGTTCTTCTTTACATTTGCAGCTAGAAATGACTGGTCATCAAGTTTGATAAAAGAGAATAGATCTTATTTCTACCCTTCTACTTCTTTGAGTGTATTATTATCTAATCTGATAGAAATGCCAAAACAAGTAGATTATTTAAAACTATATACTTCATGGGCTCAGGTATCAAGTGACTTAGACCCTTACCAATTACAATCAGCTTATTCTCCAGTAACGCCTTCATTTAATGGTAATCCTATGGTATCATATCCTAACTCTATATTAGATTTAAGTCTTCTACCAGAGAAATCTAAATCTTTTGAACTAGGATTGTCATCTGCTTTCTTTAATAAGCGACTAAACTTTGATTTGACTTATTATAGAGTATTGGATTCTAACTTCTTAATAAAATTCCCAGTATCAGAGGCTTCAGGTTTTGATAATATGTTGCTTAACGGAAATGAGTATACAACTAAAGGATGGGAACTTAGTCTATCAGGAGCCGTGATTAAAAAAGATGATTTTCAATGGAACTCTACTGTAAACTGGAGTACGAGAGAACGAAGAATTACAAAGATACATGGAGGTGCTGCTAAATACGGAAATTTAAAACTGAATGATAGAGCAGATTCATATTACGATATAGAATGGATGAAGGCACCTGATGGACAAGTAATCTTAGATGCTAAAACAGGAATGCCAACAGGGAATAAGCAAGCTACTAAACTAGGAAACTTCGATCCTAAATGGACTTTAGGATGGAACAATAACTTTAAGTATAAAAAGTGGAATGTAAATATCGGAATAGATGGAATATGGGGAGGAGTTACTCGTTCTCAAGTAGTAGAAAAAATGTGGTGGGGTGGAAAGCATCCTAAATCAACTCAATACAGAGATCAGGAGTATGCTACAGGTAAACCTGTTTTTGTACCTGAAGGAGTTAATATAATTTCAGGAGAATTAATTACAGATGTAAATGGCAATGTAATATCTGATACACGTCAGTTCCAAAAACATACAGGAGCTGTAAGTTGGCAAAGTTGGGCACAGAATTATCCTTATCGTGCTCGAGTAACAGAGAAAGAGAATAAACTATTTGCAAACGTATTTGACCGAACTTATTTTAAACTAAGAACATTGGCTATCTCTTATGACTTTACAGAGATGATTAAATCTAAGAAGATTACTCAGTTATCTGCTTCCTTAACAGGGTATAACTTATTGATATGGAAAAAATCAAAAGGACTTTATTCTGATCCAGATTACGAAATCACTACTTCTAATGATATTCAAGATCCGTCAACTAGATGGGTAGGTTTAGGAGTGAATATTAAATTTTAA
- a CDS encoding ABC transporter ATP-binding protein: MNTPILKTQELSIGYPLKKGQYKIVQQQLNIELKPGTLTSLLGINGIGKSTLLRTLSSNQQIISGKIQLLGEELHTYSNSKLATIISIVLTEKIPVSELTVRELIQIGRTPYLNHYSTLTDKDYTLVNRAIELTDIQELVDRNMNQLSDGQLQRVLIARAIAQDTPIIILDEPTNHLDLHHKVALFKLLRKLAHEEQKAILFSCHDMDLAIAFSDDIIVLKKDSNIQGQTDTLIEQGVFDNFFEDENLSFDRTQKRFILAE; this comes from the coding sequence ATGAACACACCTATTTTAAAAACACAAGAGCTGAGTATAGGGTATCCGCTAAAGAAAGGACAATATAAAATTGTTCAACAGCAGCTTAATATTGAATTAAAGCCAGGTACACTGACTTCTCTTTTAGGAATTAATGGAATAGGGAAATCCACTTTATTAAGAACACTGTCTTCTAACCAACAGATCATAAGTGGAAAAATACAATTACTAGGAGAAGAACTACACACTTACAGCAACTCTAAATTAGCGACTATCATCAGTATAGTACTAACAGAGAAAATACCTGTCTCTGAACTAACAGTAAGAGAATTAATACAGATAGGAAGAACTCCTTATCTAAATCATTACAGTACCTTAACTGACAAGGACTATACACTAGTAAATAGAGCTATAGAACTAACAGATATACAAGAGCTAGTCGATAGAAATATGAACCAACTCAGTGATGGCCAGTTACAACGTGTACTCATCGCTAGAGCCATAGCTCAGGATACGCCTATCATTATCTTAGACGAACCTACTAATCACTTAGACTTACATCATAAAGTAGCCCTGTTTAAACTACTGCGAAAGTTAGCCCATGAAGAACAGAAAGCTATCCTATTCTCATGTCATGATATGGATTTAGCTATTGCTTTTAGTGATGATATCATTGTACTCAAAAAAGATTCTAATATACAAGGGCAAACCGATACACTAATAGAACAAGGGGTCTTCGACAACTTCTTCGAAGATGAAAACCTTAGCTTCGATAGAACACAAAAGCGTTTTATCCTTGCGGAGTAG
- a CDS encoding cation diffusion facilitator family transporter produces the protein MNTKAKENYQFQKIVAIVGVLLFVIKILAWSLTHSVAILTDALESVINVISGFVGLYSLYLSALPRDRNHPYGHGKVEFISATVEGGMIILAGLVIIFEAVRNLLHPQPVGQLDYGIILVAITAVVNYILGWYAIKKGKTNKSLALVASGRHLQSDTYSTIGIIIGLILLYFTGYGWLDSGVALLFAGIIIVTGYKIVRGAISGIMDETDELLLKEVVEYLQEHRRANWIDLHNLRIIKYGAVLHFDCHMTIPWYFNIVEGHKEVEQLEQEIIEKFGADMELFVHMDDCKPFSCVICKVENCAYRQAEFEHQIEWTIENISKNKRHNSSTTPQG, from the coding sequence ATGAATACTAAAGCAAAAGAGAATTATCAATTTCAGAAGATAGTAGCCATAGTAGGAGTATTATTATTTGTTATTAAAATACTTGCTTGGTCTTTAACGCATTCAGTAGCTATATTGACAGATGCCTTAGAAAGTGTTATTAATGTGATTAGTGGCTTTGTAGGACTATATAGTTTATATTTATCAGCATTACCTCGAGATAGAAATCACCCTTATGGGCATGGTAAGGTTGAGTTTATCTCAGCCACTGTAGAAGGGGGAATGATTATTCTAGCAGGGCTAGTGATTATCTTTGAAGCAGTACGTAATCTCTTACACCCACAACCTGTAGGACAACTAGATTACGGAATTATCCTTGTAGCGATAACAGCAGTAGTAAACTATATTCTAGGTTGGTACGCTATTAAAAAAGGAAAAACGAATAAGTCACTTGCTTTAGTAGCGAGTGGTAGACATCTTCAGTCAGACACCTATTCTACGATAGGTATTATTATCGGTTTGATCTTACTTTATTTTACAGGATATGGATGGTTAGATAGTGGTGTTGCATTATTATTTGCCGGAATCATTATTGTCACAGGATACAAGATTGTGCGTGGTGCGATATCAGGTATAATGGACGAAACGGATGAACTTTTATTAAAAGAAGTTGTCGAGTATCTACAAGAACACCGCAGAGCCAACTGGATAGATCTTCATAATCTACGTATTATTAAGTATGGAGCAGTATTACACTTTGACTGTCATATGACCATACCATGGTATTTTAATATTGTCGAAGGACATAAAGAGGTAGAACAATTAGAACAGGAAATAATCGAGAAGTTTGGAGCAGATATGGAGTTATTTGTTCATATGGATGATTGTAAGCCCTTCTCATGCGTAATCTGTAAAGTGGAGAATTGTGCTTATCGTCAGGCCGAATTTGAACATCAGATAGAATGGACGATAGAGAATATCTCTAAGAATAAGAGACATAATAGCTCAACTACTCCGCAAGGATAA